Proteins from a genomic interval of Cognatishimia sp. WU-CL00825:
- the ppdK gene encoding pyruvate, phosphate dikinase — translation MLHPRRRNAAVQQDNPDITLITQVAPVANSTHGGRAKCLQRLVRLDLPVPTTVALSFDTVRRIAAGEMPDMLALLAPFENVDLLCVRPSSEDPDWGGPGAVLNIGMNGARHADLVNEIGSAAADEVYLRFIQGYSETVARLDPDMYDHIDAARPSALRETLDAYEHEAEEPFPQDPKDQLAGVLRSMARAWSGTSARLLRMAKGAPADAGLGLVVQAMVLGLGTGESGSGVLQLADSKTGLPIIKGRYLSQSQGRDALSAGAKSLFLERDSRGPSLQDSQPEAFASLVAHAQLMRRRLKEEMQVEFTIENGVVHILDGVRIQRSARAAVRIAVALAQEEIIPREEALLRIEPRALNELLHRQVDPEAKRDVLGEGVAASPGAATGKIVFSATEAQASAARGEACILVRRETSPEDIRGMHAAAGVLTERGGITSHAAVIARGLGLPGVVGANSIRFQTRKQTLITADGRSLQAGDTLTIDGTNGQVLAGQPPMLEAALDDAFQMLMGWADDSRDIGVRANADTPADALTARNFKAQGIGLCRTEHMFFEEDRLTVMREMIFADDSEDRRAALERLLPMQRADFSELFRIMEGQPVCIRLLDPPLHEFLPTDREGMRDLAEALDLPLSKVERRVEALGEYNPMLGMRGVRLGITVPEIYDMQARAIFEATIDVSRDGAPFVPEIMIPLVSAKREVELVKSRIEAVAAAVRTESDAEFDFHLGVMVETPRAALRAEDIAPHCHFFSFGTNDLTQMTYGLSRDDAGRFMSAYVNLEVYPEDPFHTLDADGVGELLKFGAERGRAAQPGLTISVCGEHGGSPESIAFCRKVGIDYVSCSPFRVPVARLAAAQLAIKDKIGWSAP, via the coding sequence ATGCTGCACCCACGCAGAAGGAACGCCGCAGTGCAGCAAGACAATCCAGATATCACGTTGATCACCCAAGTTGCCCCCGTGGCCAACAGCACCCATGGCGGCCGGGCAAAATGTTTGCAGCGGCTGGTGCGTCTGGACTTGCCAGTGCCAACCACGGTTGCGCTGTCCTTTGACACGGTGCGCCGGATTGCGGCGGGTGAAATGCCCGATATGCTTGCGCTGCTTGCGCCGTTTGAAAACGTTGATTTGCTGTGTGTGCGGCCCAGTTCTGAAGACCCTGATTGGGGCGGTCCGGGGGCTGTGCTCAACATCGGCATGAACGGCGCGCGCCATGCGGATTTGGTCAATGAAATTGGCAGCGCCGCGGCTGATGAAGTCTATTTGCGCTTTATTCAGGGCTATTCTGAAACCGTGGCGCGGCTGGACCCGGATATGTATGACCATATCGATGCTGCGCGTCCCTCGGCGCTGCGCGAAACCCTTGATGCCTATGAACACGAGGCCGAAGAACCGTTTCCGCAGGATCCCAAGGATCAGTTGGCTGGGGTTTTGCGGTCGATGGCGCGGGCGTGGTCTGGCACCTCGGCGCGGCTGTTGCGCATGGCCAAGGGGGCACCCGCAGATGCAGGTTTGGGCCTGGTTGTCCAGGCGATGGTTTTGGGGCTGGGTACCGGGGAAAGTGGCTCTGGTGTTTTGCAGCTGGCCGATAGCAAAACCGGTTTGCCGATCATCAAAGGGCGGTATTTGTCGCAATCTCAGGGTCGGGATGCGCTGAGTGCTGGGGCGAAATCCTTGTTTTTGGAACGCGATAGCCGTGGGCCGTCTTTGCAGGACAGTCAGCCAGAGGCTTTTGCAAGTCTTGTGGCGCATGCCCAGTTGATGCGCCGGCGCCTGAAAGAAGAAATGCAGGTTGAATTCACCATTGAAAACGGTGTGGTGCATATCTTGGATGGGGTGCGTATTCAGCGCAGCGCCCGAGCGGCGGTGCGCATCGCGGTGGCTTTGGCCCAAGAAGAGATTATTCCTCGCGAAGAAGCGCTGTTGCGCATTGAGCCGCGGGCGCTGAACGAATTGTTGCACCGGCAAGTTGATCCAGAGGCCAAACGGGATGTTCTGGGCGAGGGGGTTGCCGCCAGCCCGGGTGCGGCCACTGGGAAAATTGTGTTTTCCGCGACCGAAGCCCAGGCCTCGGCAGCGCGCGGCGAGGCCTGTATTCTGGTGCGGCGCGAGACGAGTCCCGAAGATATCCGGGGCATGCATGCGGCGGCTGGGGTTTTGACCGAACGTGGTGGCATCACCAGCCATGCGGCGGTGATTGCACGTGGGTTGGGTCTGCCGGGCGTCGTAGGGGCCAATTCCATTCGCTTTCAAACTCGTAAACAGACATTGATTACGGCAGACGGGCGCAGTCTGCAGGCGGGTGATACGCTGACAATTGATGGCACAAACGGTCAAGTTCTTGCCGGGCAACCGCCGATGTTGGAAGCGGCGTTGGATGATGCTTTTCAGATGTTGATGGGCTGGGCGGACGACAGTCGGGATATTGGCGTGCGGGCCAATGCGGACACACCAGCAGATGCGCTGACAGCGCGAAATTTCAAGGCTCAGGGCATCGGGCTGTGCCGGACCGAACATATGTTTTTTGAAGAAGACCGGCTGACGGTGATGCGCGAAATGATCTTTGCGGACGACAGCGAAGATCGCCGGGCCGCATTGGAACGGCTGTTGCCAATGCAGCGCGCGGACTTTTCCGAGCTGTTTCGGATTATGGAGGGGCAACCGGTCTGCATTCGGTTGCTAGATCCACCTTTGCACGAGTTTTTGCCGACAGACCGTGAGGGCATGCGCGATTTGGCAGAAGCGCTTGATTTGCCACTTTCGAAGGTTGAACGGCGGGTAGAGGCCTTGGGCGAATATAACCCGATGTTGGGCATGCGAGGCGTGCGCCTAGGGATCACTGTACCCGAAATCTATGACATGCAGGCGCGTGCGATATTTGAAGCAACCATTGATGTGTCGCGCGATGGCGCGCCCTTTGTGCCGGAAATCATGATCCCATTGGTCAGCGCGAAACGCGAAGTGGAGTTGGTGAAATCGCGGATTGAAGCCGTGGCGGCAGCTGTGCGCACGGAAAGCGACGCTGAATTTGATTTTCATCTGGGGGTCATGGTGGAAACCCCACGCGCCGCATTGCGCGCCGAAGATATCGCGCCGCATTGCCATTTCTTCAGTTTTGGGACCAACGATCTGACGCAAATGACCTATGGGCTGTCGCGCGATGACGCGGGGCGCTTTATGTCGGCCTATGTCAATCTAGAGGTTTATCCCGAAGATCCGTTCCATACATTGGACGCGGATGGGGTCGGTGAATTGCTGAAATTTGGCGCAGAGCGTGGCCGCGCGGCACAGCCGGGCCTGACAATTTCGGTCTGTGGCGAGCACGGAGGCAGCCCCGAATCGATTGCATTCTGTCGAAAAGTCGGAATTGACTATGTTTCCTGCTCTCCGTTCCGGGTTCCGGTGGCGCGGCTTGCTGCCGCGCAGCTTGCGATCAAAGACAAGATAGGGTGGTCAGCGCCGTGA
- the glyS gene encoding glycine--tRNA ligase subunit beta, which yields MPDLLIELFSEEIPARMQARAADDLKKRVTDGLVAAGLTYAHASAFSTPRRLTLALEGMLAESPTVREERKGPKVGAPEKALAGFLRGAGLTMDQLEERDTPKGAVYFASIQKPGRPAAEIVAEVLEDTIRNFPWPKSMRWGAGSLRWVRPLHSILCITSDEAGHTVVPLDIDGITAGDSTEGHRFMGSGRFAVTGFEDYAAKLKRDHVILAQGERAETIWADAQNLAFAQGLEVVDDKGLLAEVAGLVEWPVTLMGDIAEDFLGLPPEVLQTSMKEHQKFFSVRNPKTGRIEKFITVANRETADNGATILAGNQKVLFARLSDAKFFWENDVRTAKAGATEWLDKLTNVTFHNKLGSQAERINRIAALAREIAPIVDADADVAEQAARWAKADLSSEMVYEFPELQGLMGRYYAEFAGHPAEVAAAATEHYSPLGPSDDVPTAPVSVAVALADKLDLLTGFWAIDEKPTGSKDPFALRRAALGVIRLVLENGITMPLEHKLDKALLQHMIVLASDNVEQEAGLKDLLSEIAGHGVFGATIRAVREHLESEKTAEHEGILIRKVIGSVPDTSLDLLSFFHDRLKVFLRDKGIRHDVIDACIAMDGNDDIALLVNRATALQGFMASDDGPNLLQGFKRANNIVTQAEEKDGVEYSYGADVKFAEDETEKALFAALDNFEAPIAEAIRGEDFAAAMAGLAGLRAPIDAFFEAVQVNSDNEVVRRNRLNLLSRIRTLCLSVADLTKVEG from the coding sequence ATGCCAGATCTGCTGATTGAACTGTTTTCCGAGGAAATCCCGGCCCGTATGCAAGCGCGTGCGGCCGATGATTTGAAAAAACGCGTGACCGATGGTCTGGTGGCCGCGGGTCTGACCTATGCGCATGCATCCGCCTTTTCGACCCCGCGGCGTCTGACCCTTGCACTCGAAGGCATGTTGGCCGAAAGCCCAACCGTGCGAGAAGAACGCAAAGGCCCCAAAGTGGGCGCGCCGGAAAAAGCTCTGGCGGGCTTTCTGCGCGGTGCAGGCCTGACCATGGACCAGCTTGAGGAACGCGACACCCCCAAAGGGGCGGTGTATTTCGCCAGCATCCAAAAGCCGGGCCGCCCGGCAGCCGAGATCGTGGCTGAAGTTCTAGAAGACACCATCCGCAATTTCCCCTGGCCAAAATCCATGCGCTGGGGCGCTGGGTCTTTGCGCTGGGTGCGCCCGTTGCATTCGATTTTATGCATTACATCAGACGAGGCGGGCCATACGGTTGTGCCACTGGATATTGACGGGATCACCGCAGGCGACTCCACCGAAGGCCACCGCTTTATGGGCTCTGGCCGCTTTGCCGTGACAGGTTTCGAAGATTACGCGGCCAAGCTAAAACGCGATCACGTGATCCTCGCCCAGGGCGAACGTGCCGAAACCATTTGGGCAGATGCGCAAAACCTGGCCTTTGCCCAAGGCTTAGAGGTTGTGGACGACAAGGGCCTGTTGGCCGAAGTTGCCGGGCTGGTTGAATGGCCGGTGACTTTGATGGGCGATATTGCCGAGGATTTCCTGGGGTTGCCACCAGAGGTTTTGCAGACCTCGATGAAAGAGCATCAAAAGTTCTTTTCCGTGCGCAATCCAAAAACCGGTCGCATCGAGAAATTCATCACCGTCGCCAATCGTGAAACTGCCGACAATGGCGCGACCATTCTGGCGGGCAACCAAAAGGTGCTATTTGCCCGGCTGTCAGACGCCAAGTTCTTCTGGGAAAACGATGTGCGCACCGCCAAGGCGGGGGCCACAGAGTGGCTCGACAAGCTGACCAATGTAACGTTTCACAACAAATTGGGCAGCCAGGCGGAACGCATAAATCGCATTGCCGCGCTGGCACGTGAAATCGCGCCGATTGTGGACGCAGATGCGGATGTGGCGGAACAGGCCGCGCGTTGGGCTAAGGCGGATCTCAGCTCTGAAATGGTCTATGAGTTCCCGGAACTGCAGGGCCTGATGGGGCGTTATTACGCGGAATTTGCCGGACATCCGGCCGAGGTCGCTGCGGCGGCCACCGAGCATTACTCGCCGCTGGGCCCATCTGATGACGTGCCAACTGCACCGGTTTCCGTGGCCGTGGCGCTGGCGGATAAGCTGGATCTGCTGACAGGTTTTTGGGCGATTGATGAGAAGCCAACAGGGTCAAAAGACCCGTTTGCGCTGCGTCGGGCGGCGCTGGGGGTTATTCGCTTGGTGCTGGAGAATGGAATTACGATGCCGCTGGAGCACAAACTCGACAAAGCCTTGCTCCAGCACATGATTGTTTTGGCCAGCGACAATGTTGAACAAGAGGCCGGGCTAAAGGATCTGCTGTCGGAGATTGCAGGGCACGGTGTGTTCGGCGCGACAATTCGCGCGGTCCGCGAGCATTTGGAAAGCGAGAAAACTGCCGAGCATGAAGGCATCCTGATCCGCAAAGTTATTGGCAGTGTACCTGACACGTCGCTCGACCTCCTGTCCTTCTTCCACGACCGCCTCAAAGTCTTTTTGCGCGACAAGGGCATTCGCCATGACGTGATCGACGCTTGTATCGCCATGGACGGCAACGACGACATTGCGCTTTTGGTCAATCGCGCCACGGCGCTTCAGGGCTTTATGGCATCTGACGATGGTCCCAACCTGCTGCAGGGCTTTAAGCGTGCCAATAATATTGTCACCCAGGCCGAAGAAAAAGACGGTGTCGAATATTCCTATGGTGCGGATGTCAAATTCGCCGAGGATGAGACCGAAAAAGCGCTGTTTGCAGCGCTCGATAATTTCGAAGCGCCCATCGCCGAAGCCATCCGGGGCGAAGATTTCGCCGCCGCCATGGCCGGGTTGGCTGGGCTGCGCGCGCCAATTGATGCGTTTTTTGAAGCCGTGCAGGTCAATTCAGACAATGAGGTGGTGCGCCGCAACCGGTTGAACCTGCTGTCACGTATACGCACGCTTTGCCTGAGTGTCGCAGATCTGACCAAAGTCGAAGGTTAA
- a CDS encoding DUF6446 family protein, protein MTGKLLAGFIVLSAIAAGLALYYFQIYAFYEPVSATGDDDVQMTLMASGQPEAILYEDFEAIDASSSPIRYRACFTTEMSQPLLTETYEAYEKAEPRNGPEWFDCFNAQEIGAALESGAALAFMGTENIQFGIDRVIAVLADGRGFAWHQINTCGELVFDGEPAPDFCPPRPEGQ, encoded by the coding sequence GTGACCGGGAAACTATTGGCGGGGTTTATCGTTTTGTCAGCAATCGCAGCCGGATTGGCCCTGTATTATTTTCAGATCTATGCGTTTTATGAACCGGTTTCAGCGACCGGTGATGACGACGTGCAGATGACCTTGATGGCCAGTGGTCAGCCCGAGGCGATCCTGTACGAGGACTTTGAGGCCATCGATGCCAGCAGTTCCCCAATCCGCTATCGCGCGTGTTTCACCACTGAAATGAGCCAGCCGTTGCTGACCGAGACCTACGAGGCCTATGAAAAGGCCGAGCCGCGCAACGGGCCGGAGTGGTTTGATTGCTTTAATGCACAAGAAATTGGTGCGGCGCTGGAAAGCGGCGCGGCACTTGCCTTTATGGGCACCGAGAATATTCAATTTGGCATCGACCGCGTGATTGCGGTTTTGGCCGACGGCCGGGGTTTTGCCTGGCACCAAATCAACACATGCGGCGAGCTGGTCTTTGATGGCGAGCCTGCGCCAGACTTTTGCCCGCCAAGACCGGAAGGCCAATAG
- a CDS encoding cell wall hydrolase produces MRIFSNVILAISLMAGTAFAETPAKSVEDGLPFEQFQMAALNMEKIKTFFSGRKAPKTAPLERTRSWVDQQPVVSGDAQWACLAQALYFEARGESVKGQFAVAEVILNRVDTPRFPNSVCKVVNQGTGRKYACQFTFTCDGHPEVIREQAAYHRVGKIAKLMLEGGPRDLTDGATYYHTKAVNPRWARKFTRTTTIGVHHFYRNPTRLSQN; encoded by the coding sequence ATGCGCATCTTTTCGAACGTGATATTGGCCATCAGCTTGATGGCAGGAACAGCTTTTGCTGAAACTCCGGCCAAGTCGGTTGAGGATGGTTTGCCGTTTGAGCAATTTCAAATGGCCGCCTTAAACATGGAAAAGATCAAAACGTTCTTTTCAGGTCGCAAAGCCCCAAAGACCGCCCCCTTGGAACGCACGCGCAGCTGGGTCGATCAACAACCTGTTGTTTCCGGTGACGCGCAATGGGCGTGCCTGGCGCAGGCCCTGTATTTTGAAGCGCGCGGCGAAAGCGTCAAAGGCCAATTTGCCGTGGCCGAGGTCATCTTGAACCGTGTGGACACACCAAGATTTCCAAACAGCGTTTGCAAAGTGGTCAATCAGGGTACGGGGCGCAAATACGCCTGTCAGTTTACCTTTACCTGTGATGGCCACCCGGAAGTGATCCGCGAGCAAGCGGCTTATCATCGTGTTGGTAAAATTGCCAAGTTGATGCTCGAAGGTGGGCCACGGGATTTGACTGACGGCGCGACGTATTATCATACTAAGGCGGTGAACCCACGTTGGGCGCGCAAATTTACCCGCACCACCACAATTGGTGTGCATCACTTTTACCGTAATCCCACGCGTCTGTCGCAGAACTAG
- a CDS encoding dihydroneopterin aldolase, which yields MTDPTKLAFAHPQKRAVATAVAGVHDRLSLRDHIVSVEIGAFQAERDMTQRLSFDVVVEVSEPEADVQDDVDLILSYDRITWAIEHELTAERLNLLETLAERIADRILNEPQALRVFVRIQKLDKGNGALGVEIMRVPGQGVAADQQALAPVVAFLSNAALRSGNLPGWIDALRAKGAPVVLCLDTPDHGINTGDVAAQRHIDLLSTEQAAWQMRAMAADFTVAGTRTELDWAMKNGQICLWAPSKMVLDATDTPPSAAVDLAHWFAEQWQARKLYVIGKELPKANTIATQIVTLDQTSL from the coding sequence ATGACTGATCCCACCAAACTTGCTTTCGCACATCCTCAGAAACGGGCTGTCGCCACTGCTGTTGCGGGGGTGCATGATCGCTTGTCTTTGCGCGACCATATTGTGTCGGTGGAAATCGGGGCGTTTCAAGCCGAGCGCGATATGACACAGCGCCTGTCGTTTGATGTGGTTGTCGAGGTTTCAGAGCCGGAAGCGGATGTGCAGGATGATGTGGATCTGATCCTGTCATATGATCGGATCACCTGGGCAATTGAACATGAATTGACCGCCGAGCGGTTGAACCTGTTGGAAACGCTGGCCGAGCGGATTGCGGACCGCATTTTGAACGAGCCACAGGCGTTGCGGGTGTTTGTGCGTATTCAAAAGCTGGACAAGGGCAATGGGGCCTTGGGCGTCGAAATTATGCGGGTGCCGGGGCAGGGGGTTGCCGCGGACCAACAAGCCTTGGCCCCTGTGGTGGCATTTCTTAGCAATGCGGCTCTGAGGTCGGGCAACTTACCGGGTTGGATTGACGCGCTACGCGCCAAGGGCGCGCCGGTGGTATTGTGTTTAGACACGCCTGATCATGGGATTAACACTGGTGATGTTGCGGCGCAGCGGCACATTGATCTGCTGTCTACCGAACAAGCAGCCTGGCAAATGCGGGCGATGGCGGCTGATTTTACTGTGGCAGGCACGCGGACAGAGTTGGACTGGGCGATGAAAAACGGCCAGATTTGCCTGTGGGCCCCGTCCAAGATGGTGCTGGATGCTACCGATACGCCGCCAAGCGCGGCTGTGGATCTGGCGCATTGGTTTGCCGAGCAGTGGCAGGCGCGAAAGTTATACGTGATCGGCAAAGAGCTGCCAAAGGCAAACACAATTGCGACGCAGATCGTAACACTCGACCAAACCAGCCTGTGA